One region of Tumebacillus amylolyticus genomic DNA includes:
- a CDS encoding sulfurtransferase TusA family protein, with product MQTLDALQTMRASQILHVIADCPQSFQTVPQEVVKHGYELLREPDRYGQDIHFYIRVLR from the coding sequence GTGCAAACGCTGGATGCGTTGCAAACAATGAGGGCGAGTCAAATTCTCCACGTGATCGCCGACTGTCCGCAGTCGTTCCAAACCGTCCCGCAAGAAGTCGTCAAACACGGCTACGAACTTCTGCGTGAACCGGACCGCTATGGGCAGGATATCCATTTTTACATCCGAGTATTGCGGTAG
- the yedE gene encoding selenium metabolism membrane protein YedE/FdhT encodes MRFYQKIFQTYWNPYVAISLAGVLSALYFGATGTVWAVTGEFTRLGGHVLQWFGVDTSKWAYFNLIKMQGSPLTRTDGWIVIGMLIGALITVLLSNSFKIRVPQQKRRLLQGFVGGVIAGFGARLALGCNLAAFFSGVPQFSFHAWLFMLATAAGTYIGVKIVMTKWWRGKPNLKPVSQAQLQATPSGKKRSVQPWVGLIVILVFLAIVITFTIQGKHLLAVAALAGLGFGILIERGQICFTSAFRDQWISGRAVMTKAIAVGMIVATVCTFFYIHNGIPALIKPAAPSTLLGGLLFGIGIVMAGGCETGMMYRMMEGQVLYIFVGLGNLVGATLLAFAWDHLGFYNTLVQGWQPINLLKSWGETVGLLGTLAMLGLWWLSAHWWSRHYKFGRGLQVKSDAFVARPMKE; translated from the coding sequence TTGCGTTTTTATCAAAAAATCTTTCAAACCTACTGGAATCCGTACGTCGCGATCTCACTCGCCGGCGTGCTGAGTGCGCTGTACTTCGGCGCAACGGGCACCGTCTGGGCAGTGACCGGCGAATTCACCCGACTGGGCGGACATGTGTTGCAGTGGTTCGGGGTCGACACCTCGAAGTGGGCGTACTTCAACCTGATCAAGATGCAAGGCTCGCCGCTCACCCGCACAGACGGTTGGATCGTCATCGGGATGTTGATCGGCGCTTTGATCACCGTCCTGCTCAGCAACTCGTTCAAAATTCGCGTGCCGCAACAAAAACGCCGCCTCTTGCAAGGCTTCGTCGGCGGCGTCATCGCCGGGTTCGGCGCACGGCTTGCGCTTGGCTGCAATCTGGCGGCTTTTTTCAGCGGTGTGCCGCAGTTTTCGTTCCATGCCTGGCTGTTCATGCTCGCAACCGCCGCCGGAACGTACATCGGGGTCAAGATCGTCATGACCAAATGGTGGCGCGGGAAACCGAACCTCAAGCCGGTTTCACAAGCACAACTCCAAGCGACCCCGTCCGGGAAAAAACGCTCTGTCCAACCCTGGGTTGGCCTGATCGTCATCCTCGTTTTTCTCGCGATCGTCATCACCTTCACGATCCAAGGGAAACACTTGCTCGCCGTCGCAGCTCTTGCCGGACTTGGCTTCGGGATTCTGATCGAGCGCGGGCAAATCTGCTTCACGTCGGCGTTTCGCGACCAATGGATTTCCGGTCGCGCCGTGATGACCAAAGCGATTGCCGTCGGGATGATCGTGGCGACGGTCTGCACGTTTTTCTACATTCATAACGGCATTCCGGCTCTGATCAAACCGGCCGCTCCGAGTACGTTGCTCGGCGGTCTGCTGTTTGGGATCGGCATCGTCATGGCGGGCGGTTGTGAAACCGGAATGATGTATCGCATGATGGAAGGCCAAGTGCTCTACATCTTCGTCGGACTTGGCAACCTCGTCGGCGCGACGCTGCTTGCGTTCGCGTGGGACCACCTCGGCTTTTACAACACCCTCGTGCAAGGCTGGCAACCGATCAACTTGCTGAAATCGTGGGGCGAGACGGTCGGGCTGCTCGGCACGTTGGCGATGCTCGGACTTTGGTGGCTGTCGGCGCATTGGTGGAGCCGTCATTACAAATTCGGGCGAGGGCTGCAAGTGAAATCGGACGCGTTTGTCGCCCGACCGATGAAGGAGTAG